The segment ATATTTCGGCTCGTTCTCGTTCAGCGTGATGGCGGTGCCGAACGACTTGATCGCCTCCTCCACATAGCCGCGCTTGTCGTCGGTGCCAGCCGCCGTCATGCTGACGATGCCCTTGTTCCAATAGAACTCGGCGTTGTCAGGCTTGAGCTTGATCGCTTCCGTGATGTCGTTGAGCGCGTTCTCGTAGAGGCCCATGGTCACGTTCAAATTGGCCCTGCGCACGAAATATTCCGGCTTCGTCGGATCAAGCTTGAGCATGTAGGCGAAGCTGGCGGCGGCCCTCGCGAACAGCTTCTGCTTGTGCTGAAGCGTGCCGAGATCGTAATAGACCTTGGCAAGCCGGACCGAGAGCTCGTTGTCGTCGGCGAGCAGGCTGTGCAGTTCCTGTCCCCGCCGGGTCAGATCCTCCAGCGTTTCGATCGTTGCCGGCGCGACGGTGAGCGCGTCCATGAATTCGTCACGCGCACGCAGCAGCGCCTCCCTCGACGGATTGCCGCCGGCGGCGCGACCTGCGATCGGTGGCGACGCCTGGACGACATCGAAGATCTTGCCGTCGGACGAACGCATGTAGAGAACGGGAATTCCCCATTCCACCCGGGATTTCTGCTGGATGAATTTGCGCGCGAGCGTCACCGCGTCATCGATCGGACGGTTGCCGGCCAGCGCGGCGTAAAATCCTTCCGACATCGAGATCGCGGCGCTGTCGGTAATGGGAAACTGCATCGCCACCACGGCAGGCAGCCATCCCGTCTTCATCAGGCCGATCGCCGGATTCCCGAAGCGATCGCCGACATTGATCCTCGCGCTCTCGCAGCAATTGAGGACGATCAGGCGCAGGCTCCTGCGCGCCTCCGTCAGCATGGTCGCGAGGTCGGAGGCGAACTTCTTCACCGGCTTGCCATCCTCGTCGACCATGACGACGAAACCACGTTCGTCGAAGCTGTCGGCTGCGAATCCCGGCAAGGCTTCGTCGACGCCGCCGTGGCCGATGAAATGGAAAATGTGCCACTCGCCTTCGAGCAGCTTCTTCATCAGGTCTTTCCCGGTTCCGCCGGGGACCCATTGGAAGTCGACGCGACCGTCATGCTGGAGCGTGTCGATGCCCTTGTTGATGCGGTCGCGCTCCCTGACGACGTCGAGCTTCGGCCAGTCGCTGGTGGCCGGATCGGCGATCATGCCGAGAATGCGCAACGGTCCCTTGACCCCCATGCGGCCGACGCCGCCCGCGGTGTCGAGGTGCCGCACGACAGGACGCGTCAGGCTGACGAAACCCTGCACGTCGCTCTCGTCGAAGAGATATTCCCACGGCAGCCCGGCGAGCTCCGCCGCCTCGATCCGCAGCTTGATCCTCAGATCCTGTGCCGCGCCCTTGCTGCGGTCGTAGACCTGCTGAATCAATGGAACCTCGGTGAAGACGCTTCGGAACACCCCT is part of the Bradyrhizobium commune genome and harbors:
- a CDS encoding CHAT domain-containing tetratricopeptide repeat protein, which translates into the protein MPLAEYEDFELEIGSYLPAGGGPQQYYGRVVKSPGGEAPRSQVKFWFSAPGELAKLRGELESAVLEIDEKNFQGPKTRGEQVLRDFGRGVFRSVFTEVPLIQQVYDRSKGAAQDLRIKLRIEAAELAGLPWEYLFDESDVQGFVSLTRPVVRHLDTAGGVGRMGVKGPLRILGMIADPATSDWPKLDVVRERDRINKGIDTLQHDGRVDFQWVPGGTGKDLMKKLLEGEWHIFHFIGHGGVDEALPGFAADSFDERGFVVMVDEDGKPVKKFASDLATMLTEARRSLRLIVLNCCESARINVGDRFGNPAIGLMKTGWLPAVVAMQFPITDSAAISMSEGFYAALAGNRPIDDAVTLARKFIQQKSRVEWGIPVLYMRSSDGKIFDVVQASPPIAGRAAGGNPSREALLRARDEFMDALTVAPATIETLEDLTRRGQELHSLLADDNELSVRLAKVYYDLGTLQHKQKLFARAAASFAYMLKLDPTKPEYFVRRANLNVTMGLYENALNDITEAIKLKPDNAEFYWNKGIVSMTAAGTDDKRGYVEEAIKSFGTAITLNENEPKYFVSRANAQAQVKDLAKAQSDMDSAIALAPDNLDLLVHKAKIVAQIV